A single genomic interval of Dyella sp. GSA-30 harbors:
- a CDS encoding glutathione S-transferase N-terminal domain-containing protein translates to MVQSARSRTVLTLYTTADDVQCHRVRLVLAAKGVSYERVEVDPNKPPPEDLIDLNPYGTTPTLVDRDLTLYDTAVVCEYLDERYPHPPLMPIDPLSRARLRLASVRIELDWLSQIAAIREGGKTADTARKHLREQLLTSLPLFKASKFFLNPEMSLVDCLVAPVIWRLPWLGVDLGREGKPILDYGERLFHSQGFARSMTAEEKAMRP, encoded by the coding sequence ATGGTCCAAAGCGCACGTTCGCGTACCGTACTTACCCTCTACACCACCGCCGATGACGTTCAATGTCACCGTGTCCGGCTGGTCCTGGCGGCCAAGGGCGTCAGCTACGAACGGGTAGAAGTCGACCCGAACAAGCCGCCCCCGGAAGACCTGATCGACCTCAACCCCTACGGCACCACGCCGACCCTGGTCGATCGCGACCTGACCCTCTATGACACCGCGGTCGTCTGCGAATACCTGGACGAGCGTTATCCCCATCCCCCGCTGATGCCGATCGATCCGCTGTCCCGCGCGCGTTTGCGCCTGGCTTCGGTGCGGATCGAGCTGGACTGGCTGAGCCAGATCGCCGCCATCCGCGAAGGCGGCAAGACTGCCGATACCGCCCGCAAGCACCTGCGCGAACAGCTGTTGACGTCGCTGCCGCTGTTCAAGGCCTCCAAGTTCTTCCTGAACCCCGAAATGAGCCTGGTCGACTGCCTGGTTGCTCCGGTGATCTGGCGCCTGCCCTGGCTGGGGGTGGACCTTGGACGGGAGGGCAAGCCGATCCTGGACTACGGCGAACGCCTGTTTCACAGCCAGGGCTTTGCCCGCAGCATGACCGCCGAAGAAAAGGCGATGCGGCCCTGA
- a CDS encoding ClpXP protease specificity-enhancing factor, whose protein sequence is MTDENIPMTSNRPYLLRAIYDWITDNNLTPYVLVDAAREGVRVPPQVIKNGQVVLNLAMRAVANLDLGNDWITFQARFSGVSQQIYIPIQAVLALYAQENGQGMMFPAEEGGDVPPPSGPEDDTPPPTSESDVGSSEKPKRSASHLRIVK, encoded by the coding sequence ATGACCGACGAAAACATTCCGATGACTTCCAATCGTCCGTACCTGTTGCGGGCCATCTACGACTGGATCACCGATAACAACCTCACCCCGTATGTGCTGGTCGACGCCGCCCGCGAAGGCGTGCGGGTGCCGCCGCAGGTGATCAAGAACGGACAGGTAGTGTTGAACCTGGCCATGCGTGCGGTTGCGAACCTCGATCTGGGCAACGACTGGATTACGTTTCAGGCGCGCTTTTCCGGCGTGAGCCAGCAGATTTACATTCCGATCCAGGCGGTCCTGGCGCTTTATGCGCAGGAAAATGGCCAGGGCATGATGTTCCCGGCCGAAGAGGGCGGCGATGTGCCGCCGCCGTCCGGTCCGGAAGACGATACGCCGCCACCGACCAGCGAAAGCGACGTGGGCAGCAGCGAGAAGCCCAAGCGTTCGGCTTCGCATTTGCGCATCGTCAAATAA
- a CDS encoding DUF3301 domain-containing protein, which yields MGELSDLFLLLALLTIVGLWLKLNRAREQATAEARQQCLRHGLQLLDETVGLRSLRLRRVGGRLGVERCYSFEVSIDGDDREPGRLWLIGTVMTGLSLPTIELYLPEAPPRVRLDESKDNVVPLRPRDRNLH from the coding sequence ATGGGCGAACTCTCCGACCTGTTCCTGCTATTGGCCTTGCTGACCATCGTCGGGCTGTGGCTCAAGCTCAATCGCGCGCGCGAGCAGGCGACCGCCGAAGCTCGCCAGCAATGCCTGCGGCATGGATTGCAGTTGCTCGACGAGACGGTCGGGCTGCGCAGCTTGCGGTTGCGCCGCGTCGGTGGCCGGCTTGGCGTCGAGCGCTGTTACAGCTTCGAGGTAAGTATCGACGGCGACGATCGGGAGCCGGGACGGCTCTGGCTGATCGGGACGGTCATGACTGGCCTGAGTCTGCCGACTATCGAGCTGTATCTGCCTGAGGCACCGCCAAGGGTTCGGCTCGACGAAAGCAAAGACAATGTCGTGCCGTTACGTCCGCGCGATCGCAATTTGCATTGA
- the nadC gene encoding carboxylating nicotinate-nucleotide diphosphorylase — translation MTSKLPLDPPSSETIEADVTRAFAEDIRNGDATAQLIPADAQARAALTCRENAVMAGIDWFNACFRKLDPQVAIEWKVQDGDHVAAGDIICHLSGSARALLSAERSALNFLQLLSGTATATAEHVAKVAGSRTRVLDTRKTVPGLRLAQKYAVRCGGGHNHRIGLFDAILVKENHIIAAGSIKAAVEAGRRLHPGLLLEVEVENFDELAQAIDAGVDRIMLDNFTLADMHEAVRITAGRIPLEVSGNVDLTTIGDIAGTGVDFVSVGALTKHVRAIDLSLRLQFD, via the coding sequence ATGACTTCCAAGCTCCCTCTTGACCCACCCTCGTCCGAAACGATCGAGGCCGATGTAACGCGCGCCTTTGCCGAAGATATCCGCAACGGCGACGCTACCGCCCAACTGATTCCCGCCGATGCACAGGCGCGTGCCGCCCTGACCTGCCGCGAAAACGCGGTGATGGCAGGCATCGACTGGTTTAACGCCTGCTTCCGCAAGCTCGATCCACAGGTTGCGATCGAGTGGAAGGTGCAGGACGGCGACCATGTCGCGGCCGGCGACATTATCTGTCATCTGAGCGGTTCGGCGCGTGCGTTGCTCAGCGCCGAACGTTCCGCGCTCAATTTCCTGCAGCTGCTTTCCGGCACGGCAACCGCCACCGCCGAACATGTCGCCAAGGTGGCCGGCAGTCGCACGCGGGTGCTCGATACACGCAAGACCGTACCGGGCCTGCGTCTGGCGCAAAAATATGCCGTGCGTTGCGGAGGCGGTCACAACCATCGCATCGGCCTGTTTGATGCGATCCTGGTCAAGGAAAACCACATCATCGCCGCCGGCAGCATCAAAGCGGCTGTGGAAGCCGGCCGACGCCTGCATCCCGGCCTGCTGCTCGAAGTGGAAGTGGAGAACTTCGACGAACTGGCGCAAGCGATCGACGCTGGCGTGGACCGCATCATGCTGGACAACTTCACGTTGGCGGATATGCACGAAGCGGTGCGTATCACCGCCGGCCGCATTCCGCTCGAAGTGTCGGGCAACGTGGACCTGACCACGATCGGCGATATCGCCGGCACTGGCGTGGATTTTGTTTCGGTCGGCGCATTGACCAAGCACGTGCGGGCGATCGATCTCTCGCTGCGATTGCAGTTCGACTAG
- a CDS encoding DUF1631 domain-containing protein, giving the protein MKDASEPSNIVSLSQRLDPSSERGGALLHNVRDIAGKRLQLLINGMFEHVDDALFDLAEKAENNAAQMHYFDGMREVRKRRPSVERTFLAQVARELADFATSYRSPSSNPVAASLPIGSVELSLVADNELEESLAITSMIGKNETRLTRELFAVNQRLSVIYGGIKIDDTNNPIGPAALAQAFRHAMRELAADMRVKLIIYKLFDRYVMASLDELYQEVNNELVRAGVLPQLRHELPRNAAQRGTGTAAASGNAVDAVQANETAESFLAEDSSAELLQTLRTLFSARRGPIDSRAAPLGGPVQVPTANELLGALSVLQSQAASGVAVSSGVATTLGSTELALEVQQLKEQLLVQLGSLRGEKPGHVATMDEDTIDLVGMLFEFILEDRNLPTEMQAMLARLQIPYLKAAIIDRKLFAHRQHPARRLLDGLADAAKGWSAESDRDHRLHDKIKSVVDRLLQDFDDDIGIFDRLNLELQEFQDTSRRRADLAEQRVAESTRGREKLEQARRRAAREILTRIGDHTLPPLVHGVLTRAWANYLVLTLLRQGEDSNEFREALRFVNEFIASTRPVREADDRRVLRQMLPGIERALRRGLANVAFQESDIERLLAQLHTYYRHQLGEAVPEAEVRAIEEATTLPIPESIQPVVDTTSLDADPEIDAEEPFEESPELASVRELKPGSWLEFNTGEDTSERAKLSWISPMSGRYLFVNRRGLKVGDYSPYELATAISGGMARILDSSALFDRALDAIVGRLSQTAAASATRE; this is encoded by the coding sequence ATGAAAGACGCCAGTGAGCCATCAAACATAGTCAGTTTGAGCCAGCGTCTGGATCCGTCCAGTGAGCGCGGAGGCGCGCTGTTGCATAACGTTCGGGACATCGCCGGCAAGCGTTTGCAGTTGCTGATCAACGGCATGTTCGAGCATGTCGACGATGCGCTGTTCGATCTGGCCGAAAAGGCCGAGAACAACGCCGCGCAGATGCATTACTTCGACGGCATGCGCGAAGTGCGCAAGCGCCGCCCCAGTGTCGAACGCACCTTTCTCGCCCAGGTCGCCCGCGAGCTGGCCGACTTCGCTACCAGTTACCGCAGCCCATCGAGCAACCCGGTAGCCGCTTCGCTGCCGATCGGTTCGGTGGAGCTGTCGCTGGTGGCCGATAACGAACTGGAAGAATCGCTGGCCATCACCAGCATGATCGGCAAGAACGAGACGCGCCTGACGCGCGAACTGTTTGCCGTGAACCAGCGCCTGTCGGTGATCTACGGCGGCATCAAGATCGACGACACCAACAACCCGATCGGCCCCGCCGCACTCGCCCAGGCATTCCGCCATGCGATGCGCGAGCTGGCCGCGGACATGCGCGTCAAGCTGATCATCTACAAGCTGTTCGACCGCTACGTGATGGCCTCACTGGATGAGTTGTACCAGGAAGTCAACAACGAACTGGTACGCGCCGGCGTCCTGCCACAGCTACGCCACGAACTGCCGCGCAATGCAGCCCAGCGCGGGACCGGCACAGCAGCCGCCAGCGGCAATGCCGTCGACGCCGTGCAAGCCAACGAAACGGCCGAAAGTTTCCTGGCCGAAGATTCGAGCGCCGAGCTGCTGCAAACCTTGCGCACCTTGTTCAGCGCACGCCGTGGGCCGATCGACAGCCGCGCCGCGCCGCTGGGCGGTCCGGTGCAGGTGCCCACGGCCAATGAATTGCTTGGCGCCTTGAGCGTCCTGCAAAGCCAGGCCGCCTCGGGCGTTGCGGTCAGTTCGGGCGTGGCTACTACGCTCGGTTCGACCGAGCTGGCGCTCGAAGTACAACAGCTGAAAGAACAGCTGCTGGTGCAACTGGGTTCGCTGCGCGGCGAAAAGCCCGGCCATGTCGCCACGATGGACGAAGACACCATCGATCTGGTCGGCATGCTGTTCGAGTTCATCCTCGAAGACCGCAACCTGCCGACCGAGATGCAGGCCATGCTCGCGCGCCTGCAGATTCCGTATCTCAAGGCGGCGATCATCGATCGCAAGCTGTTTGCGCACCGCCAGCATCCGGCACGCCGCCTGCTCGACGGGCTGGCCGATGCGGCCAAGGGCTGGTCGGCCGAGTCGGACCGCGACCATCGCCTGCACGACAAGATCAAATCCGTCGTCGATCGCCTGTTGCAGGATTTCGACGACGATATCGGCATCTTCGATCGCCTGAACCTCGAGTTGCAGGAGTTCCAGGACACCAGCCGCCGCCGCGCCGACCTGGCCGAGCAGCGCGTCGCCGAATCCACCCGCGGCCGCGAAAAGCTGGAACAGGCCCGCCGTCGCGCCGCCCGCGAAATCCTCACCCGCATCGGCGATCACACCCTGCCGCCGCTGGTGCATGGCGTGCTGACGCGCGCCTGGGCGAACTACCTGGTGCTTACCTTGCTGCGCCAGGGCGAGGATTCCAACGAATTCCGCGAAGCGCTGCGTTTCGTCAACGAGTTCATCGCCAGCACGCGCCCGGTACGCGAAGCGGACGACCGCCGCGTCCTGCGGCAGATGTTGCCGGGCATCGAGCGCGCATTGCGCCGCGGCCTGGCCAACGTCGCCTTCCAGGAAAGCGATATCGAACGACTGCTGGCGCAGTTGCATACCTATTACCGTCATCAGCTGGGCGAAGCGGTACCCGAGGCCGAGGTCCGCGCGATCGAAGAAGCCACTACGCTGCCGATTCCCGAAAGCATCCAGCCGGTGGTCGATACCACCTCGCTCGATGCCGATCCGGAAATCGACGCCGAAGAGCCGTTTGAGGAAAGCCCCGAGTTGGCCAGCGTGCGCGAATTGAAGCCGGGCAGCTGGCTCGAATTCAACACCGGCGAAGACACCTCCGAACGCGCCAAACTGTCGTGGATCAGCCCGATGAGCGGACGCTATTTGTTCGTCAATCGCCGCGGCCTGAAAGTGGGCGACTACTCGCCCTATGAGCTGGCCACCGCGATATCGGGCGGTATGGCGCGCATTCTCGATTCGTCGGCACTGTTCGATCGCGCGCTCGATGCTATCGTTGGCCGTCTTAGCCAAACAGCTGCGGCCTCCGCTACTCGAGAATGA
- a CDS encoding Trm112 family protein, with product MDKRLLDILCCPVSKTPLRPTGKAELEALNTAIAEGQAQTVAGVALKDKIGEALITVDGKVIYRVDDGIPVMLPEEGIGTVQFRDFPAAA from the coding sequence ATGGACAAGCGTCTGCTCGACATCCTTTGCTGCCCCGTCAGCAAGACCCCGCTCCGCCCGACCGGCAAGGCTGAGCTGGAGGCATTAAATACTGCCATCGCCGAAGGCCAGGCCCAGACCGTGGCGGGCGTGGCGCTCAAGGACAAGATTGGCGAGGCGCTGATCACGGTCGACGGCAAGGTGATCTACCGCGTTGACGACGGTATCCCGGTCATGCTGCCCGAAGAGGGCATCGGCACCGTCCAGTTCCGGGATTTTCCCGCCGCGGCCTAA
- the purE gene encoding 5-(carboxyamino)imidazole ribonucleotide mutase, producing MTSPAKPPRVGVVMGSRSDWETMEHAAQVLTELGVPHEVQVVSAHRTPDLLFRYAEEAVGRGIDVIIAGAGGAAHLPGMLAAKTRLPVLGVPVQSKALNGMDSLLSIAQMPAGIPVGTLAIGRAGAVNAGLYAAAILALHDPELATALDAYRARQTQTVLDNPDPRA from the coding sequence ATGACCTCACCAGCCAAGCCGCCACGTGTCGGCGTCGTTATGGGTTCCCGTTCGGACTGGGAAACCATGGAGCATGCGGCCCAGGTGCTGACGGAGCTGGGTGTGCCGCATGAGGTCCAGGTGGTATCGGCTCACCGTACGCCCGATCTGCTGTTCCGCTACGCCGAAGAGGCGGTCGGGCGTGGGATCGACGTGATTATCGCCGGCGCCGGTGGCGCGGCCCATTTGCCGGGCATGCTGGCGGCCAAGACCCGGCTCCCGGTGCTGGGCGTGCCGGTGCAGTCCAAGGCCTTGAATGGTATGGATTCTCTGCTTTCCATCGCGCAGATGCCGGCTGGTATTCCGGTCGGCACGTTGGCGATCGGCCGCGCGGGTGCGGTCAATGCCGGCCTGTACGCCGCCGCCATCCTGGCCCTGCACGATCCGGAACTGGCCACGGCGCTCGATGCCTATCGCGCCCGCCAGACCCAGACCGTCCTGGACAACCCGGACCCGCGCGCGTGA
- a CDS encoding 5-(carboxyamino)imidazole ribonucleotide synthase, with translation MLAIAAAPLGVKTLVVDSAPDACAGQVAPLIAADWTDYDALERFAAQVDVVTFDFENVPAETAHRLAEKVDVFPAPRALAVAQDRLAEKTLFRECGLGTPEFMAIDTRDDLDRALASIGAPAILKTRRLGYDGKGQFRIRALADADAAWEALGAQASAHGLILEAFVPFERELSVIAVRSRDGDFRTWPLTQNWHTDGVLSLSLAPATDIDALQTRATDLARTLAERLEYVGVFALELFVKDGQLLGNEMAPRVHNSGHWTIEGAVTSQFENHVRAVLGLPLGDTSARGFSVMFNWIGELPDPTPVLSMADAHWHDYGKQSRVGRKVGHATVCAVDAGTLVKRAGDIARVLKRDEQVQPLAVFAQT, from the coding sequence ATGTTGGCCATCGCGGCCGCGCCGCTCGGCGTAAAGACCCTTGTCGTCGATAGTGCTCCCGATGCCTGTGCCGGCCAGGTGGCTCCGCTGATTGCCGCCGACTGGACCGACTACGACGCGCTCGAGCGCTTTGCGGCCCAGGTCGATGTAGTGACCTTCGATTTCGAAAACGTGCCGGCCGAAACCGCGCACCGGCTTGCCGAAAAGGTCGATGTGTTTCCGGCGCCGCGTGCCTTGGCTGTGGCGCAGGACCGGTTGGCCGAGAAGACGCTGTTTCGTGAGTGCGGGCTGGGTACGCCCGAATTCATGGCTATCGATACGCGCGACGATCTGGATCGCGCACTCGCATCGATCGGCGCGCCGGCGATCCTCAAGACGCGCCGGCTCGGCTACGACGGCAAGGGACAGTTCCGCATTCGCGCTTTGGCCGATGCCGATGCGGCGTGGGAAGCACTGGGTGCGCAGGCCTCGGCGCATGGCCTGATCCTCGAAGCCTTCGTGCCGTTCGAGCGCGAGCTTTCGGTGATTGCCGTGCGCAGCCGCGATGGCGATTTCCGCACCTGGCCGTTGACACAGAACTGGCACACCGATGGTGTGTTGTCGCTCAGTCTTGCGCCAGCGACCGATATCGACGCGTTGCAGACGCGCGCTACCGATCTAGCGCGCACGCTTGCCGAACGTCTCGAGTACGTCGGTGTGTTTGCGTTGGAGTTGTTCGTCAAGGACGGCCAATTGCTCGGCAACGAAATGGCGCCGCGCGTGCATAACTCCGGGCACTGGACGATCGAAGGTGCGGTGACCAGTCAGTTTGAAAACCATGTGCGCGCGGTGTTGGGTTTGCCGTTGGGCGATACGTCGGCGCGCGGGTTTTCGGTGATGTTCAACTGGATTGGCGAGCTGCCGGATCCGACCCCCGTGTTGTCCATGGCCGATGCGCATTGGCATGACTATGGAAAGCAGTCGCGCGTTGGCCGCAAGGTGGGGCATGCGACGGTGTGTGCGGTGGATGCCGGGACGCTGGTCAAACGTGCAGGTGATATTGCGCGTGTGTTGAAGCGTGATGAGCAGGTGCAGCCGTTGGCTGTGTTTGCGCAGACGTAG
- the sodB gene encoding superoxide dismutase [Fe] yields the protein MAIELPALPYEKNALEPHISAETLEYHYGKHHQAYVTNLNNLIKGTEFENADLVDIIKKSSGGVFNNSAQIWNHTFYWHSLKPNGGGEPTGKLADAINKAFGSLEKFKEEFTKSAVGNFGSGWTWLVQRPDGSLGIVNTSNAATPITGSDKPLLTCDVWEHAYYIDYRNARPKYVEAFWNLVNWDFAAKNLA from the coding sequence ATGGCGATTGAACTCCCCGCCCTGCCCTACGAAAAGAACGCCCTGGAACCGCATATCTCTGCGGAAACCCTGGAATACCACTACGGCAAGCATCACCAGGCTTACGTCACCAACCTCAACAACCTGATCAAGGGTACCGAGTTCGAGAACGCGGACCTGGTCGACATCATCAAGAAGTCGTCCGGCGGCGTGTTCAATAACTCCGCCCAGATCTGGAACCACACCTTCTATTGGCACTCGCTCAAGCCCAACGGCGGCGGCGAACCGACCGGCAAGCTGGCCGATGCCATCAACAAGGCATTCGGTTCGCTGGAGAAGTTCAAGGAAGAGTTCACCAAGTCCGCCGTCGGCAACTTCGGCTCGGGCTGGACCTGGCTGGTGCAGCGTCCGGACGGTTCGCTGGGCATCGTCAACACCAGCAATGCCGCCACGCCGATCACCGGCAGCGACAAGCCGCTGCTGACCTGCGACGTGTGGGAACATGCCTACTACATCGACTATCGCAACGCGCGTCCGAAGTATGTCGAGGCTTTCTGGAACCTCGTGAACTGGGACTTTGCGGCGAAGAATCTGGCGTAA
- the grxD gene encoding Grx4 family monothiol glutaredoxin produces MDVNERIKAVLSEHAIVLFMKGTPQFPMCGFSSRAAQALKAAGADFHAVNVLADPEMRAALPHYANWPTFPQLFIQGELIGGCDIVEDLKNAGELERMVADVSGASPG; encoded by the coding sequence ATGGACGTTAACGAACGAATCAAGGCTGTCCTCTCCGAGCACGCGATCGTGCTCTTCATGAAGGGCACGCCACAATTCCCGATGTGCGGCTTTTCCAGCCGCGCCGCGCAGGCGTTGAAGGCGGCAGGGGCGGATTTCCATGCGGTCAATGTATTGGCCGACCCGGAAATGCGTGCGGCGCTGCCGCACTACGCCAACTGGCCGACCTTTCCGCAGCTCTTTATCCAGGGCGAGCTGATCGGTGGTTGCGACATTGTCGAAGATCTGAAAAACGCGGGCGAACTCGAACGCATGGTCGCCGATGTAAGTGGAGCGTCACCCGGATGA
- a CDS encoding SDR family NAD(P)-dependent oxidoreductase, translated as MSLASVQFPADWQQLAPASLVGRVIVVTGAYGGLGSAVARAAARAGATVVITGKRKRQLEQLYDAMIAEQLPEPIIHPLDMEVATPRDYTAMAEGLERDFGRLDGIVHTAASFAGLTPLAMHKPDDWLRALHVNVSAPFALTQACMPLLQEAKDAAVVFVLDDPELLGRAHWGGYGVSKAALERLVEILHQETDQSTLRTHAILPAPMRTAIRRQAYFGEDTTIQPLPDATADAVVYLLSAAGMPARGKVLDLRRETSS; from the coding sequence ATGAGTCTGGCCAGCGTGCAATTCCCCGCCGACTGGCAACAACTGGCGCCGGCCAGCCTGGTCGGTCGCGTCATCGTGGTCACCGGTGCTTACGGCGGGCTCGGCAGTGCTGTCGCGCGCGCCGCGGCGCGTGCAGGCGCGACCGTGGTCATCACCGGTAAGCGCAAGCGTCAGCTCGAACAACTCTACGACGCGATGATTGCCGAGCAATTGCCCGAGCCGATTATCCACCCGCTGGATATGGAAGTGGCTACGCCGCGCGATTACACGGCCATGGCCGAAGGCCTGGAGCGCGATTTCGGACGTCTGGACGGCATCGTGCACACGGCGGCGAGCTTCGCCGGCCTGACCCCGCTGGCGATGCACAAGCCCGACGACTGGCTGCGCGCGCTGCACGTCAATGTATCGGCGCCGTTTGCGCTGACCCAGGCGTGCATGCCGCTGCTGCAGGAAGCCAAGGACGCCGCGGTGGTGTTCGTGCTGGACGATCCCGAGCTGCTCGGCCGCGCGCACTGGGGCGGCTATGGCGTATCCAAGGCGGCATTGGAGCGGCTGGTGGAAATCCTGCATCAGGAAACCGACCAGAGTACGCTGCGTACGCACGCGATACTGCCGGCGCCGATGCGCACGGCGATCCGGCGACAGGCGTATTTCGGCGAGGACACGACGATCCAGCCATTGCCCGACGCGACCGCCGACGCCGTGGTGTACCTGCTCAGCGCCGCCGGCATGCCGGCACGCGGCAAGGTGCTGGATCTGCGCCGGGAAACATCGTCTTGA
- a CDS encoding YhgN family NAAT transporter, with amino-acid sequence MTTLSAAILLFLIMDPLGNIPIFLSLLKDVAPKRRRWVLVRELLIALGVLLVFLIGGTHILRLLQLRQESISIAGGIVLFLIGIRMVFPPADGGGIFGKPGEGEPFIVPMAIPGVAGPSAMAALLLLTNTQPGRTADWAIALLGAWLATSVILLCSTYLFRYLGESVLTALERVMGMLLIALSVQMFLGGIAAYLHLTV; translated from the coding sequence ATGACGACCTTGTCGGCAGCGATCCTGCTGTTCCTGATCATGGACCCGCTCGGCAATATCCCGATTTTCCTCAGCCTGCTCAAGGACGTCGCGCCCAAGCGTCGCCGTTGGGTATTGGTGCGCGAACTGCTGATCGCGCTCGGCGTGCTGCTGGTGTTCCTGATCGGCGGTACGCATATTCTCCGGCTGCTGCAGCTGCGGCAGGAGTCGATCAGTATTGCTGGCGGTATCGTGTTGTTCCTGATCGGTATTCGCATGGTCTTTCCGCCGGCCGATGGTGGCGGCATCTTCGGCAAGCCCGGCGAGGGCGAGCCTTTCATCGTGCCGATGGCGATTCCGGGCGTGGCCGGCCCCTCGGCGATGGCCGCACTGTTGCTGTTGACCAATACCCAGCCGGGCCGCACGGCCGACTGGGCCATCGCCTTGCTGGGCGCCTGGCTGGCGACCTCGGTCATCCTGCTGTGTTCGACCTATCTGTTCCGTTACCTGGGCGAAAGCGTGCTCACCGCGCTGGAGCGTGTGATGGGTATGTTGTTGATTGCACTGTCCGTGCAGATGTTCCTGGGCGGCATTGCCGCTTACCTGCATTTAACGGTTTAG